From a region of the Phaseolus vulgaris cultivar G19833 chromosome 6, P. vulgaris v2.0, whole genome shotgun sequence genome:
- the LOC137832202 gene encoding lysine-specific demethylase JMJ26-like → MKIILRIPEKSKDHIDYMMKISMPAKYSGIRKRSNEQYLSNSPKSRQNEQAPIVLEEWSNRHSDNFTGKIPRGSRGFESSKRRKVKEDYTIKSKPKGGEDVFSYNKRTTECPFSKELEPRKCLAALKKKRKFEDNILADQLGDYKDFVPSKTNFRSKARKIDNVKDTEQTSKKCHQCLKKERAVFVPCTKCPKMYCLGCIRKWYPNLTTSDISHECPFCQNNCNCRVCLGSTGTIKTSNSSITDDEKVQHLQYMIDLLIPFIQHICEEQTQEHEIEAKIQGKSSSEIEIPQTSCENERIYCDHCATSFTDLYRSCPECSFEICLNCCKEIRNGSISPRSEMKFQYVNRGYDYMHGGDPLPVSGNLGTLRGHSKISTKWKANSDGSIRCAPKEMGGCGGPVMELKRILLNGWISDLEAKARNILKGFSKTEQTTLQKEEISSCNSKIRAAFRDGTSDNNLYCPSSSDLINEGLPLFRKHWTQGEPIIVRDVLKQGTGLSWEPMVTLRALSENVAPGISSNMTELKAIDCLSCCEVEINTSTFFKGYTQGRTHQNLWPEMLKLKDWPPSDKFDDVLPRHCDEFIRCLPFQEYCDPRAGILNLAVKLPSHVLKPDLGPKTYIAYGIKEELGRGDSVTKLHYDMSDAVNILIHTTEVTLSDEQNSVIPKLKKAHMVQDGKEGHGCKRVDECLNEGLCKDNREEYNCAISKESGGALWDIFRREDSEKLDAYLRKHSKEFRHTYCSPVEEVVHPINDQCFYLTLEHKKNLKKEFGVEPWTFEQQLGEAVFIPAGCAHQVRNLKSCTKVAVDFVSPENVHMCLHLTEEFRRLPKNHKAREDKLEIQKMILYAVDNAVKELQALRS, encoded by the exons atgaaaattatATTAAGAATACCAGAGAAGTCAAAGGATCATATTGACTATATGATGAAGATCTCAATGCCCGCAAAATACTCTGGAATTCGAAAGAGATCAAATGAGCAGTACTTATCCAATAGTCCAAAATCAAGACAAAATGAACAAGCTCCTATTGTACTAGAAGAATGGTCAAACCGACATAGTGATAATTTTACTGGCAAAATCCCAAGAGGCTCAAGAGGTTttgaaagttcaaaaaggaGAAAGGTTAAAGAAGACTATACAATAAAATCAAAGCCTAAAGGGGGAGAAGATGTTTTTAGTTATAATAAGAGGACTACTGAATGTCCTTTTAGTAAAGAACTAGAGCCAAGAAAGTGTCTTGCTgcattgaagaagaaaagaaaatttgaagaCAATATCTTGGCTGACCAATTGGGCGATTACAAGGATTTTGTTCCTTCAAAGACAAATTTCAGAAGCAAAGCTAGAAAAATTGATAACGTTAAG GATACAGAGCAGACTTCTAAAAAATGTCATCAGTGTTTGAAAAAGGAAAGGGCAGTGTTCGTACCTTGTACTAAATGTCCGAAAATGTATTGTTTGGGGTGCATCAGGAAATG GTATCCCAATCTTACAACATCAGACATTTCACACGAGTGTCCCTTTTGCCAAAACAATTGCAACTGCCGTGTTTGCTTGGGCTCAACAGGAACGATTAAG ACATCTAACAGCAGCATCACAGATGACGAAAAGGTTCAACATCTTCAATACATGATTGACTTACTCATTCCATTTATACAACATATTTGTGAAGAACAAACTCAAGAGCACGAGATTGAAGCTAAAATACAAG GAAAATCAAGCTCTGAGATTGAGATACCACAAACATCTTGTGAAAATGAACGTATCTATTG TGACCATTGTGCTACTTCATTTACTGATCTTTATCGAAGCTGCCCCGAGTGTTCCTTTGAAATCTGCCTCAACTGTTGCAAAGAAATACGCAATGGAAGTATATCACCCCGGTCTGAAATGAAGTTTCAATATGTGAATAGGGGGTATGATTATATGCATGGTGGTGATCCATTACCAGTGTCTGGTAATTTAGGGACTTTAAGAGGTCATTCTAAGATATCTACCAAATGGAAGGCCAACAGTGATGGAAGTATCAGATGTGCACCCAAAGAAATGGGGGGATGTGGTGGCCCTGTGATGGAGCTGAAGCGCATTCTTTTAAATGGGTGGATATCAGACTTGGAAGCCAAAGCTCGTAACATtctaaaaggcttttctaaaactGAACAAACAACTCTTCAGAAAGAAGAAATATCAAGTTGCAATTCTAAGATAAGAGCAGCTTTTAGAGATGGCACAAGTGATAATAACTTATACTGTCCATCATCAAGTGACCTCATAAATGAAGGGCTGCCTCTCTTCAGAAAACATTGGACTCAGGGTGAACCAATCATAGTTCGTGATGTTCTTAAGCAGGGTACAGGTCTTAGTTGGGAGCCAATGGTCACATTGCGAGCCCTATCTGAAAACGTGGCTCCAGGAATCAGCTCAAATATGACTGAATTGAAGGCCATTGATTGCCTTTCTTGTTGTGAG GTAGAAATCAATACTAGTACATTCTTCAAGGGCTATACCCAAGGAAGAACACATCAAAACCTGTGGCCAGAGATGCTGAAGTTAAAAGACTGGCCTCCCTCTGACAAGTTTGATGATGTTTTGCCTCGCCATTGTGACGAGTTTATCCGCTGCTTGCCATTTCAAGAGTATTGTGATCCTCGAGCTGGGATCCTCAACCTTGCTGTAAAGTTGCCATCCCATGTTCTAAAGCCAGACCTTGGTCCGAAAACATATATTGCTTATGGGATTAAAGAGGAACTTGGCAGGGGAGATTCAGTAACAAAACTTCACTATGACATGTCTGATGCT GTGAATATTTTGATCCACACGACTGAGGTAACATTGAGTGATGaacaaaattcagttattcCAAAACTGAAAAAAGCACACATGGTCCAAGATGGGAAAGAGGGACATGGTTGCAAAAGGGTCGATGAATGCCTGAATGAAGGACTTTGCAAAGACAACAGAGAAGAATATAACTGTGCTATTTCTAAAGAATCAGGTGGTGCTCTTTGGGACATCTTTCGGAGAGAGGATTCTGAAAAGTTAGATGCATATCTAAGAAAGCACTCTAAGGAATTTAGGCATACCTATTGCTCTCCAGTTGAAGAG GTTGTCCATCCAATTAATGACCAATGCTTTTACTTGACTTTGGAACACAAGAAGAATCTGAAGAAGGAGTTTG GTGTAGAACCTTGGACTTTTGAGCAACAACTTGGGGAGGCAGTATTTATTCCTGCTGGATGTGCACACCAAGTCAGGAATCTTAAG TCATGCACAAAAGTTGCTGTAGATTTCGTGTCTCCAGAAAATGTTCATATGTGCTTGCATTTAACTGAAGAGTTCCGTCGTCTTCCTAAGAATCACAAGGCCCGAGAAGATAAACTTGAG ATACAGAAAATGATCCTCTATGCTGTTGACAATGCTgtcaaagaattacaagctTTACGTTCTTGA
- the LOC137833150 gene encoding probable F-box protein At4g22030, with translation MASLHISSMYLSSFSFKRKHATVSKFRRMSLLVPKISTTNSFQETNASTDTNPFEENVKPKALYDESVRNLNTLNNKNKITTTTKFLAILELVTDRVEMHHNVGKQRDNWNILLLNSINMITLSAATMSGLVATCPGSGAPLLGLKLSSTLLFCAATGLLLVMNKIQPSQLAEEQRNATRLFKCLQTKMEATVALESPSEEDVNDVILKVLALDRAYPLPLLGAMLEKFPEKFEPAVWWPRPDKISQPHKEKTKREKMEEGLVNGWSEELEMELREVVEVSKRKDFEDYERLGNKVLKISKSLAILGPLLMGIATIGSVFVDNIGWWSWTYLVTLLAGSLAAVVNSFEHGGQVGMVFEMYRFCGGFLRLLEETVEVTLEEKDMEKRENGEVFENKVAMQLGRSGFELRELASKSASCRREGIAMDEFASKLF, from the coding sequence ATGGCCTCCTTGCATATCTCATCTATgtatctttcttctttttccttcAAGAGAAAACATGCTACTGTATCAAAGTTCAGACGAATGTCTTTGTTAGTTCCAAAAATATCTACCACAAATTCATTTCAGGAAACCAACGCTTCAACAGACACAAACCCATTTGAAGAAAATGTCAAACCAAAAGCATTGTACGATGAAAGTGTTCGTAATCTTAATACTCTCAACAACAAGAATAAGATCACCACCACCACGAAATTCCTTGCAATTTTGGAGTTGGTAACCGACAGAGTAGAAATGCACCACAATGTTGGGAAGCAACGTGACAATTGGAACATCCTTCTTTTGAACTCCATCAACATGATTACTCTATCAGCCGCAACCATGTCGGGTCTTGTTGCCACGTGTCCAGGTTCAGGGGCGCCATTACTGGGTCTTAAACTATCTTCCACCCTCTTGTTTTGTGCTGCCACAGGGTTACTACTCGTGATGAACAAGATCCAACCCTCACAACTTGCCGAAGAACAACGAAACGCGACGAGACTGTTTAAGTGCCTGCAGACAAAAATGGAGGCCACTGTTGCACTTGAAAGTCCTTCAGAGGAAGATGTGAACGATGTGATTTTGAAGGTTTTGGCTCTTGATAGAGCTTACCCACTTCCCCTTTTGGGAGCTATGCTTGAGAAATTCCCTGAAAAGTTTGAGCCTGCTGTGTGGTGGCCTAGGCCTGATAAGATTTCTCAACCCcacaaagaaaaaacaaagagaGAGAAGATGGAAGAAGGGTTAGTGAATGGATGGAGTGAAGAACTAGAAATGGAACTGAGGGAGGTTGTTGAAGTGTCAAAGAGAAAAGATTTTGAGGACTATGAGAGGTTAGGAAACAAGGTGTTGAAGATCAGCAAGAGTTTGGCCATTTTAGGGCCTTTGCTCATGGGCATTGCAACAATTGGGTCAGTGTTTGTGGACAACATAGGGTGGTGGTCTTGGACATATTTGGTGACCCTTTTGGCTGGGTCTCTGGCTGCTGTTGTTAACTCATTTGAGCATGGAGGACAAGTGGGAATGGTGTTTGAAATGTATAGATTCTGTGGAGGGTTTTTGCGTTTGTTGGAAGAAACTGTTGAGGTAACACTTGAAGAGAAAGATATGGAGAAAAGAGAAAACGGTGAAGTGTTTGAGAACAAGGTGGCTATGCAATTAGGAAGAAGCGGGTTTGAGCTGAGAGAGCTTGCCTCTAAGTCTGCTTCATGTCGTAGGGAAGGAATTGCCATGGATGAATTTGCTAGCAAGCTCTTCTAG